A region from the Vicia villosa cultivar HV-30 ecotype Madison, WI linkage group LG3, Vvil1.0, whole genome shotgun sequence genome encodes:
- the LOC131658688 gene encoding uncharacterized protein LOC131658688, with the protein MNKRKEKGADPSLTEFYFRTHRKKDQSWVGVHAESAYDKFEQKMLEISSQNPTIPGEDEADSQPTNEMPPDLDIWVESVGKKKGNEVFGLGTASKTLVSVSKKPSSLSSDSQEVDVLRSQVHALNASLQRQEQEKMVMRQQLHRQEEKMAETNNKISFLMNHLGFVGSSSHPPQPTNESDHANEDVVDETDEEDLSNEF; encoded by the exons ATGAATAAG AGAAAGGAAAAGGGTGCAGATCCATCATTGACCGAGTTCTATTTTCGCACACATCGGAAAAAGGATCAAAGTTGGGTTGGAGTTCATGCTGAATCTGCATAT gATAAATTTGAACAGAAAATGTTGGAGATTTCTTCTCAGAATCCAACTATTCCAGGAGAGGACGAAGCTGATAGTCAACCAACTAATGAAATGCCACCTGATTTGGATATATGGGTAGAGTCGGTTGGAAAGAAGAAAGGGAATGAGGTATTTGGTCTTGGAACCGCATCTAAGACTTTGGTTTCTGTATCAAAGAAACCCTCAAGTCTTTCAAGTGACTCTCAAGAGGTTGATGTTTTGAGAAGTCAAGTCCATGCCTTAAATGCATCATTGCAAAGACAAGAACAAGAGAAGATGGTGATGAGGCAACAATTGCATCGACAAGAAGAAAAGATGGccgaaacaaataataaaatttcatttttaatgaatCATTTAGGATTTGTTGGGTCTTCTTCTCATCCACCACAACCCACTAATGAAAGTGATCACGCAAATGAAGATGTCGTCGATGAAACAGATGAAGAAGACCttagtaatgaattttga